From the Scomber japonicus isolate fScoJap1 chromosome 8, fScoJap1.pri, whole genome shotgun sequence genome, the window CAAAATGCATGAAGGACTGTCAGAGATGGCTGAcgatggaaaacacacacacacacacacacacacacacacacacacacacactgtcacttgAAAATACAAGCACGCACATAAAGTCTGAGCCAAAACCACAGATACACAGTAGAATAAATGTGATCACAGATGATCCGATACATACTTAAAATGCAATGTGCACACAGTAATGCAGACGTCTACATATATTTACactatgtttttaaatgtgcaataaTAACTAAACATATAACTACAAATGTCcccaaaatgtttatttctcaATCTAATTAGATTTCTAACCTTGAAGCCTTTTAGCATCAAACTTGCATTTACTTGACTAAATGTACTTTTTGCTCTTTTAAATACTTCTATAATGAAATCACTTTGACTTTCTCAATCCAATTACATTGTGAATCAAAGAATAAACACAGATTTGCACGTAATACTGCAGTTCGTAAACACATCCATTTTGGTTTTACCCAGACTCTGCAACCTTCAACTGAACTCTGCAGAGAAAACTTCTGCAGCATAAACAGCCTGAATGATACACAATGACAGACTTTGACATATCCTATGACAAGAGACTGGCATGGTCACCCCTGCAAGTGACGatgtcagtttgtttttctgttaaagtttgaatattttaaaatgtcaaccaCAAAGATGGCTGAAGCACTCAgcattttagattttagataCAAGTGAGTGAAAGCCCAGTGTTTTAAGAGACGCTCCTGACTGATACCTGACCTACTGTCTGACAGTTTGCAAAGACCAAAGCTCAACAATGTCAaccgcacgcacgcacacacacacacacacacacacatacacctttCTAAAGGGAGtagagacgtaattttaactcctaaattcatcataattctgtttgaacaaaaaaatggcttgaaatataaataactctcacataaatttgaaacctgaattttgcccccctcgttgggacccataatgctaacgtctattagcatacaattggcatcactgttgaccacagtacaattcatattcagtatttgaacaaatgttggattgaaaccctgaccctgaccctgaccctaaaggggtgttcacaccaagagcgtTGGACGCGATTTTGCGGCGCGACAAATGAGAATCTGTCGCGCTGTCGCTCAAGTTTTGAAGCGTGACCATTTTGTGTACATTCGCGTGATCGCGCCATCGCGCCATCGCGACTCCGCCCATTCTCACGGCACAACaacattgctttcttttctcttcaaccATGGTCGAGATCAGCGGCGGATCTCTATCTCGACTCGAGATAACGACATTTGCTACCACCGCTgccctgtccatctgtctccgGTGAGTagttgtgtattgttgtgttgttgtgttaaaatcaataaatattcactgacagggagatttagctgctgctgctttgctgagaaatgttgcttcacagctggtgtttcggtttaactggttaCCGTGTTAATAGGTGACGTTCTCATAACTCTCTTAAAAAGCCATTGattgtagtttaatcctttaaaaatacacaataatatgtGTAATAACTAATCATTTATGTAAGTTTGGTTTTGTTCAGATAACTCATTGACTTCTCGTAACGTaatgtaatgtgagaaagtcaccagttaacacggtcaccagttaaaccgaaacaccgggCATAGCTTCAGCAGTGAGCCTCGTTGTTGCCGTTTTTTGGAAAACAGGACCAGATCGCCTTTCACCAATActgatctttatttgtatagcacttttcatacatgaagtgcagctcaaagtgctttacaagaaAGACATTACATGCATTGATTGCTTGAGCACTTTCACATATGACATATCATATGTGATCATTTATTTGtggttgttttgtattttgagtctTGAGTATGGATTTGATGCATGCTGTAGGCCtatgcatttgtgtattttctgatctaaataaaatataaactgccACATAAAGTAACACTGCATGCTACAACTCagcttaatttaatgttttctatgatGCAGATACCTGGCCACTGGTGACTCCTACAGGACCATCGCCAACAGCTTCCGTGTTGGggtctccactgtgtctgtggTCGTGGCTGATGTGGTGTCCGCTATCTGGGACTGCctttaataaagctttaatttggcatgtctgcaacaatacaataaacataaaatgtgcaTGACATGATAAATATGCTAACTATCATATCAATGGTGCCATCTGATATTATTCTGGTAttgttttgtcctgtaaatGATTAGTCAGTGTCCCACATAATGCTGTGGGTACCTCCCAACCTCTGACCCGTCCCGTAGatggaacagtgtgttttaagaggttGAAATAAGTTGTTTAGTTTATGTGAATAACTTCTGCACAGCTTGAATCAAAGTTTACAGTACACAATGTGGGTGTGCAACAAATATCTGTAGTCTGGTGAGAATGTTCACTATAGGTAAGAGTAGACGAAAGACAGctgagatttttatattttatttctgaaaattgtcataaaaaaaaatatatctatatatatatatacacatacatacaaaaacaacaataaaaaaataaataatgtatggaagagcctcagggacacatatgaacaaaatgaatgattccTCAAAAGTCTGATACGTTCCCTGCAGTGATTGCTGCCCCATTGCTAAACAGCTACTCGGCAGGTTCCAAATAGAGCACAACAGTGCTAGCTTCATAAATAAGTTTATGTATTTGAAATGTTACAAATGCCTTCTTTTGGGGCGACAACCTCTCCAGGGAAGGAACCAGGCTTTTGAGGAATaattcatcctctgaggggGGAGGTTGGGGAGCAGGTTGAGCTCGCTGCTTCAGGCCGTTGAGGGTGTCCAGGACGAGAGCCTCTAACTCCGCCCGTGTGTTGGTGGAGTCGGCGGAGTCTTCCTCCTCCCTAGCTCTCTTCCTGGCCCTCTTCGTCGctgtatgaaatagaaaaaacattttatgaaactaCTACCGTCCAAAAAATGCAATAGTTAGAAGTAACTCAATAttcaaattaatatttgtttaaatatcttaaattaatTATCTATTAAACTATCTTAAATATGTCTTGTACATACCTCTTGGCACTGAAGCAGCAGgggaagcagcagagacagcagcGGGAGAGACAGCTGGACCATCATCAGGGGGAGCACCAGCAGACTCTGGCTCAATGTCAGAATCTGCTTGGGCTGTAGTAGTGACAAACAtgtcttagttttttttgttcatacagtatattaattgaCTAGGTTATTCTAACAATTACAGCACATAAAGCATTTTACAGATGCAGTCATTTAATACATCATACTGTTCTAGCCATAGCAATATCTATCCTCCACAACACTTTAAAGCAAATGATGTTTTAGTGcccttcattcttcacattttaacttgtaGGTTTGGTATAGGTGAGAGTACAGATaagttattttgacatttttttagtgcaggctgtgaaaaaaatatgtgtactgacacatcaatacaagtcagttatcattttatacaaaaactAGTTTCCATGTCGTTTCTGTGTGCGTGTTCATTCATCAACAAACCTCCGATGGTAATCCCTGATGGGCCTGCTGTCTCTCCCTCGTCCTCCATGGACCCTACGCTGTACTCCACGGCCCCATCTTCCTCGACCCCTGCCCCCATGTTCCCGCTTGTTTCACGGGGGGCAACAAAGGGGTCGAGGAAAGACAGGACCGCGAAGTACTTCCACTTCTTCACTGTCCCTGCTGCTGCCCCACTCCTTGACTctgtccccttcctcctctccctcatatATGTGTCCCTGAGGCTCTTCCATCTCCTGCGACACACATCAACTGACAAGAACACACGTAAAATAACTgttgaatctagtaaaccagtaACTTTATGTCGGGAAAGCCAGCTACGCTAACTGGGgcaatgctaatgctaaccaaTAGCTGCAAACAcgcaacaaatacatatttacaaaacTTACCAGGTAATCCAGCCACCTCGCTTACTTTACTCCACGCCTGCTCCTTTTTATACCGATCCCGGTAAAGGAGACAGGACGTGTCATAAAGCACGGGGTGAGCTGTCACTGCAACAACAAGCTTGTCCTCCATCTTGCAGAAGAGTGATCCAGGACGGCAACGTCAGTGACGTCAGCGACGTCAGGAGAATCTCAACGCTGATAGGCTGCTGCAGAATGGCGTCACGCGATGTCGCTGCAAAAGTTCAATATTTTCAACTCGAGCGTTGACGCGATTTTCGCAGCATCGCGTCCATCGCGTCGCGTGTGACGCGTGTATCGCGCCGCAAAGCAGTAAATCGCGTGTTTGCATTGACTTTACATGTAATCGCGCCGCAAAATCGCGTCCAacgctcttggtgtgaacacACCTTAACCATTAACACTGCATCTAATAATCCAGTTAGCCAGCTAAACTaatatgctaatatacacacttacaccatgtgtcaggaaaaggtccccaccgGGAAAATTCGtgcactgcagtaccgtgtgtgaactctggggttcacacaaactcaggaaaaccaaccctgcggggaccaggcctatcaggaggctgtttgctattgattccaatgctcaTGCAAAAATCGGTCCCCACGGGTTagtaatatgtcaggttgcggTCCCCACCGGGATAAaaaagcacgcacacacacacacacacacacacacaggcagagttTAACTCCTAAAATGCAGCTTACCACTTACGAAAATCCCCAATTCATACAATTTCCCACTTTCATACAcactttatttgatttattcatcCACAACTGCAGCAATGAAGACATCAGGAAGTTATTATGTGGACACAAGGATGCTGTCATTCTGTCACAGTGGCATTTAAGTCATCAGGTTAGTTTCTTCTGCAGCTTTTTGATTGAAAAATAAGAGAGAAGTATGAGCAGGTTCCTTCATGAAGATAGTCGAGTGCATACAGCAGTACCATTTAAAGAGCTATGACAACTTTCACTCACTTATAGCTCTGAAAATGGCGCTGCGATCTGCACCTAACGGGAGAGTCCAGGTCTCTCAGCAAGGAAAAATTGAGGTGTTCATCATATATGTAgcagcagtacacacacacacacacacacacacacacacacacacacacacacagatagagacacatacacacatttctctcAGACACAGCCGATGACCACAGTTTATCAACAGTCAGATGTTACCGAGAGGTTATTTATTTCTGTCCGGAGGTCTTAAATTTATGTCAGgatgagatgaaatgaaaaacctGATGAAAAGAATAACAACATCAGAGCGGCGGAAAATGTCAGTGACAGGTTTGCAAACATTCAGACACATTGTGCATGTCAGCAAAAAGTCTGCGGAAACACAAATGCTCTGAGTGTGGGTGTCCCTCTGATTTTATCaagtggacacacacagacacacacacacagacacacagacacacacacacacacacacacacacacacacagacacacacacacacacacacacacacacacacacacacacacacacacacacacacattgttctAGATAATTTCTTGGGACATTACACAGATTTACCTAGACTCTAACCATAACCAATTGGTAAAGCCATCCACAATCAAATGATTTATAGTCTGAaatttgtcacacacacacacacacacacacacacacacacacacacacacacacacacacacacacacacacacacacacacacacacacacacacacacacacacacacacacacacacacacacacacacacacacattatagcTACTGTGCAACCCAGCTATACACAGGAAACTTTCTCATTCTcctatacaaacacacactttctcaaatgtgagcttataaaactgcattaaaagTGTGTATATCCATGCCTGTGCGTGCATttgtagtgagtgtgtgtgtgtgtgtgtgtgtgtgtgtgtgtgtgtgtagtgtagatAAACTTGTGCAGATAAACGCCTCATACTGCACCAGGTgcttttattgtatatttaaagtttgtgtaGTTCTGTTTACTGCAGTTTTTTTTGGCTCTTTGTAGGTTTACTTCATCCAGGCAGGCATTGATTTGCACCTTATGAATACAAATACAGGAAAACAGGCACAAACAGATCTCTGAGCAAGCTTTCTGGACCCTtatacacacattctcacacagtAGAGAGTCCTTATTATCATTTCAGTTTGAGCCTCGAGGGGTCAAATTTCAAGACTTCCATaatttcagtagtgtgtatatGACCATGAGAGGGAGAATCATAGAGCCtttgattggtgtgtgtgtgtgtgtgtgtgcatgtgtgtgtactgtatgtacccAGAGATCTGACAGTCTAATAACCTCACAGGGAGACGAGCAGTGTTGAGAAGCGATGTAATTATATCTGAGCAGTCTGCCAGAAGCAACAAGTGGACTAGAGTGGAGCAAAGCAACTTGAGTGGACAATGTGGGAAAAtaagtcttaaaaaaaaactctctgtGTTTTCCTCTGTGCTCTGTATCACtcacatcctcacatcctcacatcctcacaAGCTTccttaaacttcctgtcgtcctcccgggacaaattgaccctgtctgttttggctgttccttccttccttccttcctttttgcttCCAccccctttgttccttcctcccttccttctttcctctgtcctttcttcatccctcccttccttcctcctgtccttccttcatccctccttttcttccttcttcctttgtcccttccttcctccttccctcctttacttccttcttcctcccttccttctttcctctctccttccattctcttttcctttctcccttccttccttctttcctctgtctttccttcgtccatcttttacttcctcccttcctttcctcccttacttgctcctgtccttccttccttcctttccttctttcctcccttctttcctttcctttccttccttccttcctccctccctccctcccttccttccttccttctcccttccttccttgactcgaggacaacaggcgGGTTAATAATAGCATGATATTAGTTTTAGACATACTATTTTGATTTAGTGCATGTATTTGTACTCATATTGAGTGCATTAAATTCTCCCACTGTTTTGCATTTAACGTCCATCTGCCTGAGAAATCAATTAATCTTTCCAGAGTTGAA encodes:
- the LOC128362848 gene encoding transcription factor Adf-1-like; the protein is MEDKLVVAVTAHPVLYDTSCLLYRDRYKKEQAWSKVSEVAGLPVDVCRRRWKSLRDTYMRERRKGTESRSGAAAGTVKKWKYFAVLSFLDPFVAPRETSGNMGAGVEEDGAVEYSVGSMEDEGETAGPSGITIGAQADSDIEPESAGAPPDDGPAVSPAAVSAASPAASVPRATKRARKRAREEEDSADSTNTRAELEALVLDTLNGLKQRAQPAPQPPPSEDELFLKSLVPSLERLSPQKKAFVTFQIHKLIYEASTVVLYLEPAE